TGTCCGCCTTCCCCTGGTTTAGCTCCCTGCGCTATTTTTATTTGTATCTCATCGGCATTCACCAGATATTCGGCGGTGACCCCGAAGCGTCCGGAAGCTACCTGTTTGATGGCACTTCGCATGGAAGTACCGTCCGGCAGCGGGTGGAAGCGGGAAGCATCTTCGCCACCTTCACCCGTGTTGCTGCGTCCGTGAATGGTATTCATGGCAATCGCCATTGCTTCATGAGCTTCCTTGCTGATAGATCCGAAAGACATGGCACCCGTCACAAAACGACGGAGAATATTCTCTATCGGTTCTACCTGTTCGATGGATATAGGATTGCGACGGAATCCTAAGAAGTCACGCAGGAAAATAGGTTTCTCCTTATTGTCTACCAAATGAGTGAACTCTTTGAATTTCTTGTAGCTGCCCAAGCGGGTGGCAAGTTGCAATGTACTGATGGTTTCCGGGTTCCACGCATGTTTCTCTCCGTCCTTTCGGAAGGCATACAGTCCGTTGTTCTTTAATAATGGAAAATTGAAAGTTGAAAATTGAGAGTTGCCGTGCGGTGCTTCATTTTCCATTTTCAATTCTCCATTTTCCATTCCTTCAACTCCTTCATCGTGGAAAGCGATTGCGTCTCTTGCCACTTCCTCCAGGCGGATACCTCCGATGGGGGAACCGAGTCCGCCGAAATAAGCCTTGCTCAACTCTTCGCTGAGTCCGACAGCTTCGAAAATCTTTGCACCGCGATAAGAGCGGATAGTGGAAATCCCCATCTTACTCATGATTTTGAACAGACCTTTGCAGATAGATTTGATATAGTTTTTCTCAGCGGTAGCATAGTCCAGTTGAATATCTTTCTCTTTTACCAGCTTGTCGAGGATGGCAAATGCCATATACGGGTTCAGTGCACTGGCTCCAAAACCGAGTAGTAAAGCGGCGTGCATTACTTCACGCATTTCTCCGCTCTCTACAATCAATGCTGTCTGCACACGTTTGCCGACAGATATCAGATGGTGATGCACGGCACTTACTGCCAGTAATGAAGGGATAACGGCATGAGTTGCATCCACGTCACGGTCGGTCAGTACAATGTAGTTTGCTCCGTCCGTAACTGATTCCTCCGCCATTTTGCAAAGGTTGTTCAGTGATTCCTGTAATCCGGCTTTCCCTTTGGATACTTCAAACAGCATCGGTAGTTTTACAGTCTTAAAGCCCTTGTAGCGGATATTGCAAAGAATATCCAGCTGTGTATTGCTTAAAATCGGATGATTCAGACGTACCATTTTACAATGACTCTCGCTGGGAGTCAGGATATTCATGCCTACCGCTCCGATATATTCCGTCAAAGACATTACCAGTTCTTCGCGTAGCGGGTCGATCGGCGGATTCGTAACCTGTGCGAATTGTTGGCGGAAATAGTTGTAGAGTAGCTGTGGTTTATCGGAAAGTACAGCCAGTGGCGTATCATTACCCATTGAGTGGATGGGTTCGGCACCCGCGCTCGCCATTGGCATAATCAGCCGTTCGATATCTTCTTTTGAATAGCCGAAAGTACGGAGCATCCGGTCATAGTTTTCTACGTGATGAGGCACTTTACGACCGCTTTTCAGTTCATCCAGTTCGATACGGTTAGTCGATAGCCATGTACGGTAAGGCTTCGCTTCGGCCAGTTGTTTCTTCAATTCGCCGTCATAGTAGATTTCTCCTTTCTCTGTATCGATCAATAGAATCTTGCCCGGTTGCAGGCGCCCTTTTTCCTTGATATCTCCCGGTTCAAAGTCCATTACGCCCACTTCGGATGCCACTACCATCGTATCGTTTTTAGTGATCAGATAGCGGGCAGGGCGCAGGCCGTTACGGTCGAGCATACCACCTGCAAATCGTCCGTCGCTGAAAAGCAAGGCTGCCGGTCCGTCCCAAGGTTCCATCAGGATAGAATGGTATTCATAGAATGCTTTCAGGTCTTCACTGATCGGATTCTTCTCGTTGAAAGATTCCGGTACGAGCATAGCCATTGCATGAGGCAGACTTAATCCTGACATGACCAGAAATTCCAGCACATTGTCCAGAGAAGCACTGTCGCTCATACCCGGCTGTATGATCGGGCGTATTTCTTTGATATCTCCCAGCATAGGAGTGGAGAGTACGCTTTCACGGGCTTCCATCCATCCGCGGTTGCCACGAATGGTATTGATTTCACCGTTGTGCGCCAGCAGGCGGAAAGGTTGTGCCAGTCCCCATGTCGGAAAAGTGTTGGTGCTGAAACGGGAGTGTACCAGAGCCAAGCCGCTGGTGAAGTAGCTATTCGTCAGATCAGGATAGTAGTTGCGTAGCTGCAATGACGAGAGCATACCTTTATATATAATACTTTTGGTCGAGAGCGAAACGACATAAAAATCGTTTCTCGTCGGAATAGCTGACAATCTGACTTTATTCTCTATCCGTTTGCGAATCAGATACAGTTTGCGGTCGGCGGTTTCCGTTTCCGTAAAACCGGTAATAAAGACCTGCTTGATATCCGGTTCGTTAGCCAGAGCCGCTTCACCTAGAATTTCCGGACAGGTGGGTACATTGCGCAGATGCATCAATGTAAGTCCCTCTTTTTCTATTTCTTCAATAATGATACTAAAAATAGCTGCCTGATCTTTCTCGTTTTTCGGTAGAAAAAGCAGACCGGTGCCGTACCGTCCCTTTTCGGGTACGGGGATGCCTTGCAGTAAAATAAACTCATGTGGAATCTGTAACATAATACCTGCACCGTCGCCGGTTTTGTTATCCGCCCCCTCAGCGCCACGGTGACGCATATTCTCTAATACCTTTAAAGCCGACTCAACAATGTCATGTGACTTTTCTCCGTGAATGTTCACCAGCATACCAACCCCGCAGGCATCGTGTTCATATGCCGCGTCATACAAGCCCATTTGTCCAGGCTGTCGTTGGTAGGGGAATTTTCCTGTTGCGTTGTTAAAAAGTTCTTGTTTCTTCATTCTTTCTAGCTTTATTGTATGATAATACCTATTTGATGTATCAAATTGTTCGGCAAAATTAAGAATTTAATTTCATAATGATAGAGTATTGTTTGTTTTGTGTGACACAAAATAAGAACCTCTTTCTTTATTCTTTTAATTTGTAATCAAAATGCTCTGATTTGCTTATAATTTATCAGTCTGTCCGGTTTTATTTTATCCTGATTGTAATTTGTTTCTTTTTGAGCTTAAAATAATATATTATTTAACGTTTTGATGTGTTTACAACTTTTTTATGTGCTTATGTCAAATAAATATTGAAAAAGTTATCTTTGTGTCATTTGGAATGTGTATATTTGCACCCGAAATAAAAATATCATAATATGTGTGGAATAGTAGGCTATATTGGTAAAAGAAAAGCCTACCCCATCCTTATTAAAGGGCTGAAGCGACTGGAGTATCGTGGATATGACAGTGCAGGGGTAGCATTGATCAGTGATAACCAACAGTTAAATGTGTACAAGACGAAAGGGAAAGTCTCCGAACTTGAAAATTTCGTCACACAAAAAGATATTTCCGGTACAGTCGGAATTGCCCATACCCGTTGGGCTACTCACGGGGAACCTTGTTCCGTTAATGCTCATCCTCATTACTCTTCTTCCGAAAAACTCGCTCTCATTCATAACGGTATCATTGAAAATTACGCCGTTCTCAAAGAAAAACTCCAAGCCAAAGGCTACGTCTTTAAAAGTAGTACCGATACCGAGGTGCTCGTTCAATTAATCGAATATATGAAAGTTACCAATCGGGTCGATCTGCTTACTGCCGTTCAGTTGGCTTTGAATGAAGTGATTGGTGCTTATGCGATTGCGATTCTTGATAAAGAGCATCCGGAAGAAATCATTGCGGCCCGCAAAAGCAGTCCGCTGGTGGTAGGTATTGGTGAAGATGAGTTTTTCCTTGCTTCGGATGCCACACCGATTGTAGAATATACAGATAAGGTGGTATACCTCGAAGATGGTGAGATAGCGGTGATCAATCGGGGAAAAGAGCTGAAGGTAGTCGACCTTAGTAATGTGGAAATGACTCCCGAAGTGAAAAAAGTAGAATTGAAGCTTGGCCAGCTGGAAAAAGGAGGTTATCCGCATTTCATGTTGAAGGAGATTTTTGAGCAGCCGGACTGTATTCACGATTGTATGCGTGGACGTATCAATGTGGAAGCCAATAACGTGGTGCTTTCGGCAGTAATAGACTATAAAGAAAAGTTGCTGAACGCCAAACGCTTTATTATTGTGGCTTGCGGTACTTCGTGGCATGCGGGATTGATCGGGAAGCATCTGATTGAAAGTTTTTGCCGTATTCCGGTAGAAGTGGAGTATGCCTCCGAATTTCGTTACCGTGATCCGGTGATCGATGAGCACGATGTGGTGATTGCCATTTCTCAAAGTGGAGAAACGGCGGATACGCTGGCGGCAGTGGAACTGGCAAAAAGTCGGGGTGCATTTATATATGGTATCTGTAATGCGATTGGTTCCTCCATCCCCCGCGCTACGCATACGGGGTCGTACATCCACGTCGGACCGGAAATCGGAGTGGCATCGACCAAAGCATTTACCGGACAGGTGACTGTGCTGACCATGCTGGCATTGACTCTCGCCCGGGAGAAAGGTACGATAGACGAGACACAATACCTGAACATTGTACGGGAATTGAATAGCATTCCCGGCAAAATGAAGGAAGTATTGAAACTGAATGATAAGCTGGCGGAACTGTCGAAAACTTTCACCTATGCGCATAACTTTATTTACCTCGGACGCGGATATAGTTATCCGGTTGCTTTGGAAGGTGCATTGAAATTGAAAGAAATATCGTATATTCACGCCGAAGGTTATCCGGCTGCCGAAATGAAGCACGGACCGATAGCCCTGATTGATGCCGAAATGCCGGTAGTAGTCATTGCTACCCAAAACGGGTTGTATGAGAAAGTACTTAGCAATATTCAGGAAATCAAGGCACGAAAAGGAAAGGTGATTGCATTTGTAACCAAGGGCGATACGGTGATCAGTAAAATAGCCGATTGCAGTATCGAACTTCCGGAAACAATCGAGTGCCTTGATCCGTTAATTACTACGGTACCTCTCCAGTTGCTTGCTTATCATATTGCGGTATGTAAGGGGATGGATGTAGACCAACCTAGAAATTTGGCTAAGTCGGTAACAGTCGAGTAGTTTAAAATGTAAATAGTCAAATAGTAAGAGATAGATTAATGGAACAATTGAAACATGAATGTGGCGTTGCCATGATACGCCTGCTCCAACCCCTGGAGTATTACGAGAAAAAGTACGGAACATGGATGTACGGTCTCAACAAGCTCTATCTGTTGATGGAGAAACAGCATAACCGGGGGCAGGAAGGGGCAGGACTGGCATGCGTGAAGCTGGAAGCAAATCCGGGTGAGGAATATATGTTTCGCGAACGCGCGTTAGGTTCCGGTGCCATCACCGAAATCTTCGAAGCTGTACAGAGTAACTTCAAGGACCTCACTCCCGAACAGTTGCATGATGCGGCATTTGCCAAACGTACTTTGCCCTTTGCGGGTGAAGTATATATGGGGCATCTGCGTTATTCTACTACCGGAAAATCCGGAATCTCGTACGTACATCCGTTTTTAAGAAGAAACAACTGGCGTGCTAAAAATCTGGCTCTCTGCGGAAACTTCAATATGACGAATGTAGATGAAATCTTTGCCCGCATCACCGCTATCGGTCAGCATCCACGTAAGTATGCCGATACCTATATCATGTTGGAACAGGTGGGGCATCGTCTTGACCGTGAAGTGGAACGCCTCTTCAACCTTGCTGAAGCCGAAGGACTGACAGGGATGGGAGTCACCCATTATATAGAAGAACATATCGAACTGGCCAACGTATTGCGTACTTCCAGCCGTGAGTGGGATGGGGGATATGTGATCTGCGGTCTCACCGGAAGCGGCGAATCTTTTGCTATCCGTGATCCGTGGGGTATTCGTCCCGCTTTCTGGTATCAGGATGATGAAATAGCCGTACTGGCTTCTGAGCGTCCGGTGATTCAGACTGCTTTGAATGTTCCCGTAGAAAAAATCAAGGAACTGCAACCCGGGCAGGCATTGCTGATCAGCAAAGAAGGCAGACTGCGGACTTCACAAATCAACAGGCCTCGCGAGCGGCACGCCTGCTCGTTCGAACGTATTTACTTCTCCCGTGGCAGCGATGTAGATATCTATAAAGAACGGAAACTCTTGGGAGAAAAACTGGTTCCGAATATTCTGAAAGCCATTAATAACGACTTGGACCATACTGTATTTTCCTTTATCCCGAATACGGCCGAAGTTGCCTTCTACGGAATGTTGCAAGGGCTGGATGACTATCTGAATGAAGAGAAAGTACGGCAGATTGCGGCATTGGGGCATCATCCCAATATGGAAGAGCTGGAGGTCATTCTTTCCCGCCGTATCCGCAGTGAAAAAGTTGCCATCAAAGATATTAAGCTCCGTACATTCATTGCCGAGGGAAACAGTCGGAATGACTTGGCTGCCCACGTATATGACATCACGTACGGAAGTCTGGTTTCCGGTGTCGACAATCTCGTGATTATCGACGATAGCATTGTGCGTGGTACTACCTTGAAGCAAAGTATCATCGGCATTCTCGACCGTCTTGGTCCGAAGAAGATCGTGATTGTATCTTCTTCTCCACAAGTTCGTTATCCGGACTATTACGGCATCGATATGGCGAAGATGAGCGAATTTATCGCTTTCAAAGCTGCCATCGAGCTTCTGAAAGAGCGGGATATGAAGGATGTGATTGCTGCCGCCTACCGGAAATCGAAAGATCAGGTAGGATTGCCGAAAGAACAAATGGTGAATTACGTGAAGGATATCTATGCGCCGTTCACCGATGAAGAAATATCTGCCAAGATGGTAGAACTCCTGACACCGAAGGGAACGAAAGCGAAAGTGGAAATCGTCTACCAACCGTTGGAAGGACTCCATGAAGCCTGTCCGAACCATCAGGGAGACTGGTACTTCAGTGGAAACTATCCCACACCGGGTGGTGTGAAAATGGTGAATCAGGCATTTATCAACTACATTGAGCAGATGTATCAATTCTAACAACCATACAACGATTCAAAAATAAGAATGAGAAATGTGACATTAATCCTTGACGACGGGAGCCGGTTTTCCGGTAAGTCGTTTGGCTACGAGAAGCCGGTGGCGGGCGAAGTAGTTTTCAACACCGCCATGACCGGATATCCGGAGAGCCTTACTGACCCTTCCTACGCCGGACAGTTGATGACTCTTACCTATCCTTTGGTGGGTAATTACGGAGTTCCTCCTTTTACCATCGAACCCAACGGACTCGCCACTTTCATGGAAAGTGAAAAGATTCATGCCGAAGCGATTATCGTAAGTGACTACTCTTCTG
This sequence is a window from Bacteroides thetaiotaomicron VPI-5482. Protein-coding genes within it:
- the gltB gene encoding glutamate synthase large subunit, which codes for MKKQELFNNATGKFPYQRQPGQMGLYDAAYEHDACGVGMLVNIHGEKSHDIVESALKVLENMRHRGAEGADNKTGDGAGIMLQIPHEFILLQGIPVPEKGRYGTGLLFLPKNEKDQAAIFSIIIEEIEKEGLTLMHLRNVPTCPEILGEAALANEPDIKQVFITGFTETETADRKLYLIRKRIENKVRLSAIPTRNDFYVVSLSTKSIIYKGMLSSLQLRNYYPDLTNSYFTSGLALVHSRFSTNTFPTWGLAQPFRLLAHNGEINTIRGNRGWMEARESVLSTPMLGDIKEIRPIIQPGMSDSASLDNVLEFLVMSGLSLPHAMAMLVPESFNEKNPISEDLKAFYEYHSILMEPWDGPAALLFSDGRFAGGMLDRNGLRPARYLITKNDTMVVASEVGVMDFEPGDIKEKGRLQPGKILLIDTEKGEIYYDGELKKQLAEAKPYRTWLSTNRIELDELKSGRKVPHHVENYDRMLRTFGYSKEDIERLIMPMASAGAEPIHSMGNDTPLAVLSDKPQLLYNYFRQQFAQVTNPPIDPLREELVMSLTEYIGAVGMNILTPSESHCKMVRLNHPILSNTQLDILCNIRYKGFKTVKLPMLFEVSKGKAGLQESLNNLCKMAEESVTDGANYIVLTDRDVDATHAVIPSLLAVSAVHHHLISVGKRVQTALIVESGEMREVMHAALLLGFGASALNPYMAFAILDKLVKEKDIQLDYATAEKNYIKSICKGLFKIMSKMGISTIRSYRGAKIFEAVGLSEELSKAYFGGLGSPIGGIRLEEVARDAIAFHDEGVEGMENGELKMENEAPHGNSQFSTFNFPLLKNNGLYAFRKDGEKHAWNPETISTLQLATRLGSYKKFKEFTHLVDNKEKPIFLRDFLGFRRNPISIEQVEPIENILRRFVTGAMSFGSISKEAHEAMAIAMNTIHGRSNTGEGGEDASRFHPLPDGTSMRSAIKQVASGRFGVTAEYLVNADEIQIKIAQGAKPGEGGQLPGFKVNDVIAKTRHSIPGISLISPPPHHDIYSIEDLAQLIFDLKNVNPQAKISVKLVAESGVGTIAAGVAKAKADLIVISGAEGGTGASPASSIRYAGISPELGLSETQQTLVLNGLRGQVVLQADGQLKTGRDIIIMALMGAEEYGFATSALIVLGCVMMRKCHQNTCPVGVATQNEELRKRFHGRSEYLINFFTFLAQEVREYLAEMGFTKMDDIIGRTDLIERKSDENDPNPKHALIDFTKLLARVDNSAAIRHVIDQDHGISTVKDVAIIDAAQEAIEHEKEVSLEYTIANTDRATGAMLSGVIAKKHGEKGLPEHTLNVKFKGSAGQSFGAFLVPGVNFKLEGEANDYLGKGLSGGRIAVLPPIRSNFEAEKNTIAGNTLLYGATSGEVYINGRVGERFAVRNSGAVAVVEGVGDHCCEYMTGGRVVVLGQTGRNFAAGMSGGVAYVWNKDGNFDYFCNMEMVELSLIEEAGYRKELHELIRQHYLYTGSKLARTMLDDWNHYVDQFIQIVPIEYKKVLQEEQMRKLQQKIADMQRDY
- the glmS gene encoding glutamine--fructose-6-phosphate transaminase (isomerizing), whose amino-acid sequence is MCGIVGYIGKRKAYPILIKGLKRLEYRGYDSAGVALISDNQQLNVYKTKGKVSELENFVTQKDISGTVGIAHTRWATHGEPCSVNAHPHYSSSEKLALIHNGIIENYAVLKEKLQAKGYVFKSSTDTEVLVQLIEYMKVTNRVDLLTAVQLALNEVIGAYAIAILDKEHPEEIIAARKSSPLVVGIGEDEFFLASDATPIVEYTDKVVYLEDGEIAVINRGKELKVVDLSNVEMTPEVKKVELKLGQLEKGGYPHFMLKEIFEQPDCIHDCMRGRINVEANNVVLSAVIDYKEKLLNAKRFIIVACGTSWHAGLIGKHLIESFCRIPVEVEYASEFRYRDPVIDEHDVVIAISQSGETADTLAAVELAKSRGAFIYGICNAIGSSIPRATHTGSYIHVGPEIGVASTKAFTGQVTVLTMLALTLAREKGTIDETQYLNIVRELNSIPGKMKEVLKLNDKLAELSKTFTYAHNFIYLGRGYSYPVALEGALKLKEISYIHAEGYPAAEMKHGPIALIDAEMPVVVIATQNGLYEKVLSNIQEIKARKGKVIAFVTKGDTVISKIADCSIELPETIECLDPLITTVPLQLLAYHIAVCKGMDVDQPRNLAKSVTVE
- a CDS encoding amidophosphoribosyltransferase; translated protein: MEQLKHECGVAMIRLLQPLEYYEKKYGTWMYGLNKLYLLMEKQHNRGQEGAGLACVKLEANPGEEYMFRERALGSGAITEIFEAVQSNFKDLTPEQLHDAAFAKRTLPFAGEVYMGHLRYSTTGKSGISYVHPFLRRNNWRAKNLALCGNFNMTNVDEIFARITAIGQHPRKYADTYIMLEQVGHRLDREVERLFNLAEAEGLTGMGVTHYIEEHIELANVLRTSSREWDGGYVICGLTGSGESFAIRDPWGIRPAFWYQDDEIAVLASERPVIQTALNVPVEKIKELQPGQALLISKEGRLRTSQINRPRERHACSFERIYFSRGSDVDIYKERKLLGEKLVPNILKAINNDLDHTVFSFIPNTAEVAFYGMLQGLDDYLNEEKVRQIAALGHHPNMEELEVILSRRIRSEKVAIKDIKLRTFIAEGNSRNDLAAHVYDITYGSLVSGVDNLVIIDDSIVRGTTLKQSIIGILDRLGPKKIVIVSSSPQVRYPDYYGIDMAKMSEFIAFKAAIELLKERDMKDVIAAAYRKSKDQVGLPKEQMVNYVKDIYAPFTDEEISAKMVELLTPKGTKAKVEIVYQPLEGLHEACPNHQGDWYFSGNYPTPGGVKMVNQAFINYIEQMYQF